Below is a genomic region from Citrobacter tructae.
ATCAATCTGCTGAATGAGCGCCACCAATGCTTCGGTTTTACGCGACGCGAGGTTACTACGGAAGTAGCTGGAAAGCCTTTTTTTCAGGTCTTTCGCTTTACCGACATAGATAACCGTCCCGGCGGCATCGTACATACGATAAACGCCGGGTTGGCTGGTTACGGTTTTCAGGAACCCTTTGGCATCAAACTGTTCGGTCACTGGCTTGTTAACGTCTCCGCATTACACAGGCCATGGCGAATTGCCAGGTGAGTCAGCTCTACGTCACCGTGAATGTTTAATTTACTGAACATTCGATAGCGATAGCTGTTCACCGTTTTCGGACTGAGATTCAGCTGCTCTGAGATCTCATTGACCTTCTGACCTTTGGTGATCATCAGCATAATCTGCAACTCACGTTCAGACAAACTGGCAAACGGCGTTTCCGTTTTCTCTGGCTCAATCTGGCTGAGCGCCATTTGCTGAGCGATATCAGAAGCAATATAGCGTTGCCCGGAAAAGACTGAGCGAATGGCGCTAACCACTTCCTGAGGCGCAGCCCCCTTGCTCAGATATCCTGCGGCACCCGCCTGCATAACTTTTGCGGGCAACGGGTTTTCAGTATGGACGGTCAGCATAATCACTTTTATGTCAGCCGTTGAACGCGCGATTTTGCGTGTGGCCTCAAGCCCACCAATACCGGGCATATTCATGTCCATCAGCACGACGTCGACGGAATTTGAGCGGCACCATTTTACAGCATCTTCGCCGCAGCACGCTTCGCCGACAACTTTAATGCCTTTAATATCTTCAAGAATGCGTCGTATCCCTGCGCGCACCAGTTCGTGGTCATCAACAAGAAAAACGTTGATCAAAGGAATATCTCCAGAATAGGGATAACGCTACCGATAGTTAATCAGTCCTATGTTAACGGGTTTTATCTCAACTTTGAAATGTAAAAAACACCCGTCTTTCGATTTTGCTCTCGTTTTTGGAAATTAGATTGTACGCCGCGTGGAAACATTCACTGCTGACGGCCTTCCGCCTGGGTTATATGCGCATCACTGTTTCAGAATAGTGACAAAAAGATCATATTCTTCAGTTGAATGATAAATTGGCAGGCAAAGTTGTAACAATAATTAACCAGTAAAATACTCGAGATATACAAAGTATGGAGAAAATATATGCACTGCAACATCTTGTTTATTTTAATGACGCCGGTTAATGTTTGCGCAAAAAACAGCCACTGATATTTTTAACCGCGCTTATGGTATACTCCGCCGCCTTAACATTTGCCATCGCACTTTTTCATTGAAACATAACGAGGAAAATAAATGAGTACGCCTGATTTTTCCACTGCTGAGAATAATCAAGAACTGGCTAACGAAGTCACCTGCCTGAAAGCCATGTTAACGCTGATGCTGCAGGCAATGGGACAAGCCGATGCAGGCCGCGTGATTCTTAAGATGGAAAAACAGCTCGCGCTGATTGAAGACCAAGCCCAGGCTGCGGTATTTACCAACACTGTTAAACAAATTAAACAGGCCTACCGTCAGTAATAAGAAACCGGCTGATAGCACTGCAATCAGCCGGTTTTGCGTCTGACACTCAGAACGACAATTTATTCAGATAAGCCCGGTCGCGGCAGCATAACAGGCTATCTGTGTTTTGTTTGGCGCATTAAACTTCTTCTGCATATTCTTCTGATGGAAGTTAACGGTATTTTCAGAAATCGACAGGATCATCGCTATTTCAGCCGATGTTTTTCCCTCTGCGGTCCATTTCAGTATTTCTTTTTCCCGCTTACTAAAACGCATCTCGGGCGCCATGACCATATCATCTTCCAGTCGCGTCAGAACGGACAGGCTCTCCCTTACCAGTAATTGCATTCTGAGTTCCACTTCATCCTGCGCAAAGCGGCCATTACGCACACTCGCACGCGAGACGGAAAGAAAACCCAGCGCCCGGTTCGGCAACATTACGCACTGCGTCACCCCTTTGCGTAAACCGTGATTACGCGCGGCATCCCACAGAGGTTGCGCATCGCGAAATAAGGTATCGTCCCAGGCTAGATGGCCCTGGCTAAAGTTTTCGGGCTTTAGCACCGGGTCAATCGCGAGATAATTTTCGGACTGATAATGCGCCACCCAAGCTTGAGGATAGGTTGTATGAAGCGCCGTTTTGGGTCGGGTAAACGGTACGGGATGACGAACACAGAGCGCGTAAAAATCGAACTCCAGATGTTGCGTCTGATGTTGTAATTCATTATAGACGTCCTCTGCCGTCGCCATTTCCTGAAAGCGTAACAGCATGCTCCGTCGCCAGGTGAAGAAATCATGATCCTGCATACTAAGTGGTAATGCCCCTGAGATTGATAATCATCACAAATGAGAATGAAACAAGCTAACACATAAATGTATTTTATATATGCAAATTATCGGACAAGAATGGATTTACTTGAGTATTACACTCATCGGACTATGTAGACAGGGCTTAACGTCAATAATAAAGCAGCAATAATAAATAGTTATGCAGACTGTACTCACCAAAATCTATATCGGTGAGTACAGTAAGGTTATTTATTGCATTAAAAACTTTTCTAGAAACTGACGAGTGCGCGGTTGTTGAGGCGCGGTAAACAGAGATTTTGCCGGTCCCTTCTCCACAATGCGCCCCTGATCCATAAATATTGCCCGGTCAGCAACGTCGCGCGCAAAGCTCATTTCATGCGTCACAATCACCATGGTGCGTTTTTCCTCCGCCAGCTGGCGAATGGTATTCAACACCTCGCCAACGAGTTCAGGATCAAGTGCTGATGTGGGTTCATCAAACAGGATCACCTCCGGGCGCATTGCCAGCGCCCGGGCAATCGCCACGCGCTGTTGCTGTCCACCGGATAAACGACGCGGATAGCTGGTCTCTTTACCGGCCAGACCGACCTTCGCCAGCAATTCACGCGCGCGGGCCGTCGCTTCGGCTTTTGACTCTCCTTTCACAATTACCGGACCTTCAATGATGTTCTCCAGCACCGTGCGGTGTGGAAACAAATTAAAGTTCTGGAACACAAAACCTACATGCTGGCGCAACTGGCGGATAAGTCCTTTCTGCTGATTCAAAGAACGCGCGGTATCAATGGTAATGTCACCGACTTTGATCGTGCCTGCCTCCGGTTGCTCCAGTAAATTAATACTCCGCAACAGAGTGGTTTTACCCGAGCCGCTCGGCCCGATAATCGCCACCACTTCGCCAGGCTTTACCTCAAGATCAATACCGTGCAGTACCGTTTGCCCGTGAAATTTTTTCACCAGGTTTCTGACTTCGATCGCACTCATTTCGGCTCTCTCTCCTGGCGGTTCAGTTGTTCTTCAAAATAGTTCTGCAGTGCGGAAAGCACCGTCGCCATCACCCAGTAAATCAGCGAGGCCGCCAGATACATGGTGAACACTTCCAGCGTGCGCGAGGTGATTAGCTGCGCCTGACGGAACAGTTCCGGCACCTGGATTGTCGCCGCCAGCGACGTATCCTTCACCAGGCTGATAAAGCTGTTGCTCAGCGGCGGTAAGGCCACCCGCGCCGCCTGCGGTAGGATCGCCCGACGCATGGTTTGCCAGCGTGTCATGCCGATACTGGCCCCCGCCTCCCACTGACCTTTATCAATAGAGGAGATGGCAGCACGCAGCGTTTCAGCCGCATACGCCGCAGTGTTCAGCGACAAACCAATCATCGCCGCCGGGATCGGGTCCAACTCAATGCCAAATTGTGGCAGGCCGTAGTAGATCATAAACAGCTGAGCTATCAGCGGAGTGCCGCGAAAAATGGAGATATAAATGCGAGCCAGCCAGCGCACAGGCAGCAGCGGCGACAGGCGCATCAGGGCGAGGATAAACCCCAGCACCAGGCCAAAGAACATCCCGCCAATACTTAGCTGCAGCGTAAATACCGCGCCTTTGAGCAGGTAGGGCAGCGAATCAATCACCAGTTGGATACTTTCTTGCATTAGTATTCTTCTACCTTGCCGTTACACGTGAGGATGGTAGGCAAACAGCGCAGGCGCCCCACCGGTATGAATAAACAGGACGGGACCTTCATCCTTGAAGCGCTTCTGGGCGATCCCGTCGATCAGGCCCGCCATCGCTTTACCGGTATACACCGGATCCAGCAAGATGCCTTCCAGACGCGCCAGCAGTTTCACCGCTTCCATACCCTCTTCATTTGGCGTGCCGTAGCCCGGCGCAAAATAATCATCCCATAAAAGGATATCCGCGGTGGCCGTCAGTTCCAGTTCGCGGGCAATATCCTGCTGCAGCGCGACAACTTTCGGTTTTTGATCGGCTACGCTGCGCGATACCGTCACCCCTATCAGCTCAACGTTGGGCATCAGCTGTTCCAGACCCACCGCCAGACCGGCATGCGTACCCGCACTACCCGACGCCACCACCACGGAGGAGAGCTCGACCGCCCCCTCACACTGCTGGGCAATTTCCAGCGCGCTTTCAACATAGCCCATTGCGCCGAGCGCATTCGAACCGCCGACCGGGATCACATATGGTCGAAACCCTTGCGCTTCAATCCGCGTCGCCAGTTCCTGCAGCTGAGCATTTGGGTCAGTCAGCGCGTCGCACATTTCAACCTGAGTATTAAACAGGTCTAACAGCAGACGGTTGCCGTTGCTGAGATAGTTTTCTGCCGTGGTGCCAATCGGGTTTTCCAGCAGCGCCACGCAGTGTAGCCCCAGCTTTGCTGCCACCGCCGCCGTCTGGCGCACGTGGTTCGACTGGATGGCACCAGCGGTAATCAGCGTATCGGCCCCTTCGCGCAGCGCGTCTGCCGCCAGAAACTCCAGCTTGCGCAGCTTATTGCCGCCCATCGCCATCGGCGTGACGTCATCGCGTTTTATAAAAATGTCACGCCCGAGGTAATCAGAGAAGCGCGGGAGATATTCGAGCGGCGTTGGCGCGCCAATAAATTCCAGACGTGGAAAGCGCGTTAAGTTATGCAGCGGCATACAGCCTCCGGTATTCGTTGTTGTGATGTTCTTTTTATTATGCACGTTCAGGCGCAATGAAATAAAAAAAGGCGCTGTTAAAGGCGCCTTTTTTATTCGGATGACGATTATTTCGTCACATCCGCCCCAAACCATTTTTCAGACAGGGCTTTCAGGGTACCGTCTTTCTGCATTTCAGCAATGGCTGCATCGACAGCTTTCAGCAGATCTTCATTGCCTTTACGCAGCGCTACGCCGGACTCCTGGCGAGAGAATGCTTCACCGGTCACCGCCAGCGTGTCTTTGGTTTTCTTCACCAGATCCAACGCGGCCAGACGGTCAACCAGAATGGCATCGATACGACCGACGCGCAGATCCTGATATTTTGTCGGGTCATCATCATAGGTACGAATATCGACGCCCTGCACGTTCTGGCGCAGCCATTCTTCGTAGTTAGTACCCAGACCGACGCCGACTTTTTTACCTTTCAGGTCAGCCGCCGTTTTAATCACGCCTTCGTTGCCTTTTTTCACCAGCGCCTGGATACCAGAAACCGTATACGGGGTAGAGAAATCGTATTTTTTCTGACGTTCGTCAGAGATGGTCACCTGGTTAATGACCACGTCAATGCGTTTGGAATCTAAAGAGGCCAGCATGCCATCCCATTTGGTCGGTTTCAGCGACGCTTTCACCCCGAGATGTTTTGCCAGTTCTTCAGCAAACTCCACTTCGAAACCGGTCAGCTTGCCGTCATCACCCTGAAAACTAAACGGGGGGTAGGTCCCTTCGAGACCGACCAACAGCGTGCCGCGCTCTTTCACTTTATTTAACAGACCTTCGTCCGCAAATGTTTTTGCGCTCATACCGGCGACAAGTGCAACAGCCATTACACCCATCAAAGCCTGACGTCCCAGAAGTGCTAATTTCATAGTTACCCCGAATATTGTCATTAGTGACCATCATTTATGACCGTAGTGTAGAGCGTATATCGCTATTCACAAACACGACTCTGTTACACCTTATTCGTTTTTAATATATATCAGAACTGGCTGTCCAGGAGGATTTCTGCATATGGCCCATATGCGCATGCGCTTTAAACTGCTCATACTTGCGCAGCGCAATACGATAATTGTTGGTGCTGGTTTCCGGCAGCCACGGGGCGAGGTTTTCGTCGAGGAAGCCTTCCTGCAGCAGGTCATGAGAGATGTTCTGTTCGGTCAGATGATTACCAAGTCGACGCAGGCGAACCACATATTCACGCACCGTGCCGTGGCTCATTTCGGTTTGTTCAAACAAAAATTGTTTAAAACCAATGATGTCAAAAAAGTCGCTTTGTTCTTTGCAATGTAAATCACCGCAAAAACGACACAACGCCACCCACTCTTTTTTCTCCTGCTCCCAGGCGGCAGCGTCAAGCAACGTATCCAGACGGGCGATGGCGATTTTATTCACAATCTGGCCCCGGCGGACCAGCGTGATCCTGTCGAGCAACTTAAAGCAATGGGCGCAATGCGTCTGGCTGTGTTTGAAATCTTTGAGGTAGCGGCTTAGAGGCCGTCTTTTTGATTGCTGCACCGTCATGAGAACTCCTGGTAGTCAATACGTTATGCGGCATTGTTCAGGGGCAATGATTTACCCCTATAGCTTACCCAGCTTAGTGCGTAGACGTTTGATGGCCTGACTGTGCAACTGGCTGACCCGAGATTCGCCGACTTCCAGGACGGCACCAATCTCTTTCAGATTCAGCTCTTCCTGGTAGTACAGCGTCAGCACCAGCTTTTCACGCTCCGGCAATGCGTCAATCGCGTCCATCACGCGCTGGCGTAAATTGCCATCAAGCAGCTGTTGTAACGGGTTTTCCTGCTGATTTTCTTCAGTCACCAGCTCAATACTATCGCCATGCTCTTCCCGCCACTCATCGTAGGAAAAGAGTTGGCTGTTATTGGTATCAAGCAACATCTGACGATACTCTTGCACAGGAATAGCCAGACGCTCCGCCACTTCGGTTTCCGTCGCGTTGCGCCCTAATTCCTGCTCCAGTTGTCCCATTGCCTGGGCCACTTCGCGGGCATTGCGCCGAACGCTACGCGGCACCCAATCCCGGCTGCGTAGTTCATCCAGCATAGCCCCACGAATACGCTGCACTGCGTAAGTGGTAAATGCCGTTCCTTGCAAAGCGTCATATCGGTCAACTGCATTCAATAACCCGATGCCGCCCGCTTGTAGCAGGTCATCCAGTTCTACGCTCGCCGGCAAACGCACCTGAAGGCGCAATGCTTCGTGACGCACCAACGGTACATAACGCTGCCACAGCGAGTGTTTATCCATTACACCTTCAGCGGTATACAGTGAATTCACGATAAACAGCCCTGCGTTAAATGAGTTATCGGCATGATTATCCGTTTCTGCAGGGGTTTTAATCGGGTGAATAGTGGGTGAAATGAGGGGTTATTTGGGGGTTACGGGTAAAGCAGAATGTAAAAAACCCCGCCGGAGCGGGGTTTGCGCGATAAGCGTAAATTAACGCAGCAGAGACAGAACGTTCTGCGTGGTCTGGTTAGCCTGCGCCAGAACAGAAGTACCCGCCTGCTGCAGGATCTGCGCACGAGACATGTTAGATACTTCGGTCGCATAGTCAGCGTCTTCAATACGGCTACGAGCAGAAGACAGGTTGTTTACGGTGTTACCCAGGTTGGTGATAGCAGAATCAAAACGGTTCTGTACCGCACCCAGAGAGCTACGCAATTTATCAACTTTAGCTAACGCAGAATCCAGTTTTTCCAGAGGATTGTTGGTGCTGATTGCTTTCAAATCACTTGCAGTCAGTTCTTTCGTCTTATCAGTAGTCGCTGTTGGGGCTGCTGTACCTAATGCGCCTAAAGTGGTTGCATACGTTTTATCACCATCACGAACAATCGTTTTAGCGCTACCATCAGAGCCAAGCGCAAATTCAACATTTTTTCCGTCAGCATCTTTGATCACGGAAGTGTTACCAGTGGCTTTATCCACATTGACTGCCAGGTATTTACCATCAGCAGTTTTAGCTGCATAGGTATCAGCAATAGCCTTACCATCCTTATCCAGTACCTGACGTACTTCAAGGTTTTTCCCATCGGCATATACAGACATTGGGGAATCGTTGAACGCCAGCGCTTTGCCAACTTTACCGGATGTCAAATCTACCGATTTTGCAACGTTAGTATCGTCAACGAATGCAGTGACACGTCCACCAAAGTTAGCCAGTTGAACGTTTTTACCTTCAACCTGAACCTTTTCATAACCAGAGCCATTTTGCTTAAGTAAGTTGAAGCTCCCACCAGCCGCATCACCATCTTGGGCTACGAAGTAGCTTTGTCCTTCAACTTGAATTTGATAGACCTTATCTGTTTTACCCGCACCATTTGCATCAGTAACGTCACCAGTAACGGTTGCGCCCGGGAAATATGCTGCAGTTAACGCAGTTTTATAGTCAGTCCCAAAAGCATCAACAGTACCAACTTTACCAGTTGTGGCATTTACCTGCGTCAGAGTCGGAGCCACTTCACTTTTCAGTGCAACGGAAGAAGAAGTCGGAACCTTACCAGGAGCTACACTGAAGCTATCCAGACCTAAGGTTTTCGCGTCAATTTTGTCCAGCTGGATTTCGATGGTTTCACCATCGTTTGCACCAACCTGGATTTTCATGGTCTGGTCGGCTGCAAGCACTTTCACGCCGTTGAACTGGGTCTGACCAGATACACGGTCAATTTCGCTTAAGCGCTGGGTGATTTCATCCTGAATGGAGTTCAGGTCAGAATCGGAGTTAGTACCGTTAGTTGCCTGAACGGACAGTTCACGGATACGCTGCAGGTTGTTGTTAATTTCAGACAGTGCACCTTCAGTGGTCTGTGCAACAGAGATACCGTCGTTGGCGTTACGGGACGCCTGGGTCAGACCTTTGATGTTCGAGGTGAAGCGGTTTGCAATTGCCTGGCCAGCAGCATCGTCTTTGGCGCTGTTGATACGCAGACCGGAGGACAGACGCTCGATAGCGGAGCTCAGGGAAGACTGAGATTTGTTCAGGTTGTTCTGGGTCAACAGCGACAGGCTGTTTGTATTGATGACTTGTGCCATGATCTTTTCCTTATCAATTACAACTTGATGTTATTGGGCCGTTGCCCACGGTTTCTGACCGTAACCCATGTATCGGCACGTTAATTTCGAACTTTAGAAAATTTTCACTTTCCGCCCTCTTTTTTCTTAGCCCCTGAAATACCCGCAATATGCCCCACTATTCCGCGTATTATTCTCGCAAAACTATCATTAAACTTTGCGCGCAGATTGCCGATAACCCGCTTAACTACTGTTTGCAATCAAAAGGAATTAGGCATGGCTTCATTTACATCTCTCGGCGTCGGTTCAAACCTGCCACTGGATACATTGCTGACGAACCTGACCATCGCTGAGAAAAAACGCTTAAACCCGATCACACAACAACAGAGCGACAATACATCTCGTCTGACGGCTTATGGCACACTAAAAAGCTCACTGGAAAAATTCCAGACTGCAAATACTGCACTAAATAAACCTGAGTTATTCAGAAGTACGACTGTCACCAGCAGCACTGAGGACTTAAAAGTCTCCACCGAGTCCGGGGCTGCACCAGGCATATATACCATTAGTGTCACGCAATTGGCTCAGGCACAGTCTTTAAGCACCGCAAATGTAGCTTCAAGCAAAGATGCTCTGGGTAATGGTTCTGCTACCCGTACGATTAAGATTGAACAACCAGGTCGTAAAGAACCGCTGGAGATTAAACTCTCTCAAGATAAAACGACGCTGGATGATATCAGTAAAGCGATAAACGATACCGACAGCGGTATCTCAGCCAGCATTGTTAAAGTCAATGAGAATGAATTTCGTCTGGTGCTGACTGCTGCCGAAGGTACGGATAGCAAAATGACTATCTCCGTAGAAGGAGACAGCAAGCTTAACGATTTACTGGCCTACGACAGCAAAACTGGTACCGGTAAAATGGACGAATTGGTTGAAGCGCAAAACGCGAAATTAACCATGAACGGTATTGATATTGAACGTCAGAGCAACAAAGTGACCGATGCCCCGCAGGGCGTGACGCTGGAACTGACTAAAAAAGTAACCGATGCGCGTATAACCGTTACGAAAAGCAATGACAAAGCCACTGAAGCGATTAAAGGCTGGGTGGATGCTTATAACTCTCTGCTAGATACGTTTAATACACTGACCAAATACAAAGCCGTAGATCCTGGTGCGGAAGAACAAGACACAAGTAATGGCGCACTGCTTGGCGACAGTGTCGTTCGAACGATTCAAACAGGTATCCGCGCACAATTTGCTAACGGAGCAAGTGAAGGTGCATTCAAAACATTAAATGAAATTGGTATTAAGCAGGATGGTGCAACCGGAAAGCTGAAGATTGACGATGACAAGCTCAAAAAAGCGCTAAACGAAAATACAGCCTCCGTACGTGAACTACTGGTCGGCGATGGCAAAGAAACCGGGATCACCACCAAAATCGCCACTGAAGTAAAAGGGTATCTGGCCGATGACGGCATTATTGACAGTGCACAAGACAGCATCAACGCCACACTGAAAAAACTGACCAAGCAATACCTGTCCGTCAGTGCCAGCATTGAAGATACCGTGGCACGCTATACGGCACAGTTTACTCAGTTAGACACCATGATGAGTAAGCTGAATAACACCAGTAACTATCTGAGCCAGCAATTTACTGCCATGAGCAATTCCTGATAACACGAGGTAAGCATGTATACCGCGAGCGGTACCAAAGCCTATGCACAGGTCGGCGTAGAGAGTGGCGTGATGAGCGCCAGTCCGCATCAGTTGATCGAAATGTTGTTTGATGGCGCGCACAGCGCCCTGGTGCGCGCTCGCCTGTTTATGCAGCAGGGTGATATCGTTGCCAAAGGTGAGGCCTTAAGCAAAGCTATTAATATCATTGATAATGGTCTGAAAGCGGGGCTGGATCAGGACAATGGCGGCGAAATCGCCACTAATTTGTCTGCGCTATACGACTATATGATCCGCCGTCTGCTGCAAGCCAACTTGCGTAATGATTGTCAGGCCATTGAAGAAGTCGAAGGGTTACTCAGTAACATTGCGGAAGCCTGGAAACAGATCTCACCCAAAGCATCGTCCCAGGAGTCTCGCTAATGACCTCAGCCGTGGAGTTTATCAACCGTTGGCAGCGCATCGCGCTGCTCAGTCACTCACTGCTGGAACTGGCGCAGCGCGGTGAATGGGACCTTTTACTGGAACAGGAAGTTAGCTATCTGCAAAGTATTGAAGTGGTCATGGAAGACGGAACTCCACCTGGCATTACGCGAAGTATTCAGGACATCGTCGCAGGATATATTAAACAGACGCTGGATAACGAACAGTTACTCAAAGCCTTGTTACAACAACGACTGGATGAACTCAGCAATCTCATCGGTCAGTCAACACGCCAAAAGACACTGAATAATGCCTATGGCCGTCTTTCCGGTATGCTGCTGGTTCCCGACGCCCCACAATAATTTCCCGTCTCGTCTGAATAATCTTCCATACTCCAGAGGTCGGCCAAACGACTTCTGGAGCACGGAAGATGAAAAATCCCACGTTATTGCAGTACTTCCACTGGTATTACCCCGAGGGCGGTCAACTGTGGCCCGAACTCGCCGCACGCGCGGGCGGTCTCAACGATATCGGTATTAATATGGTGTGGCTGCCCCCTGCCTACAAAGGCGCGTCCGGTGGCTACTCCGTTGGCTACGACTCCTACGATCTGTTTGATCTGGGCGAGTTCGACCAAAAAGGCACTGTCGCCACCAAATACGGTGATAAAAACCAGTTGCTGGCTGCCATTGATGCACTGAAACACAACGACATTGCGGTACTGCTGGACGTGGTGGTCAATCACAAAATGGGCGCCGATGAGAAAGAGACCATTCGCGTCCAGCGCGTTAACGCCGAAGATCGCACACAGATTGACGACGAGATAGTTGAATGTGAGGGATGGACACGCTACACCTTCCCAGCCCGCGCCGGTCACTATTCGCAGTTTATCTGGGACTTTAAATGCTTCAGTGGCATCGACCATATCGAAAATCCAACCGAAGATGGCATTTTCAAAATCGTTAATGATTACACCGGCGAAGGCTGGAACGATCAGGTCGATGACGAGCTCGGCAACTTTGATTATCTGATGGGTGAAAATATCGATTTTCGTAATCACGCCGTCACCGAGGAACTCAAATACTGGGCACGTTGGGTGATGGATCAAACCCATTGCGACGGCTTTCGCCTCGATGCCGTCAAGCATATTCCGGCCTGGTTTTATAAAGAGTGGATCGAACACGTGCAGGAGGTAGCGCCAAAACCGCTGTTTATCGTTGCTGAATACTGGTCACACGAAGTGGACAAGCTGCAAAACTACATCGATCAGGTGGAGGGGAAAACCATGTTGTTCGATGCTCCCCTGCAAATGAAGTTTCACGAAGCATCCCGTCAGGGCCGCGATTATGACATGCGTCAGATCTTCACCGATACCCTGGTGGAGGCCGACCCGTTTCATGCAGTGACGCTGGTCGCTAATCACGATACCCAACCGCTACAGGCGCTGGAAGCCCCGGTCGAGCCGTGGTTTAAGCCGCTGGCCTACGCACTGATCCTGCTACGGGAAAACGGGGTGCCATCGGTGT
It encodes:
- the tcyN gene encoding L-cystine ABC transporter ATP-binding protein TcyN, which translates into the protein MSAIEVRNLVKKFHGQTVLHGIDLEVKPGEVVAIIGPSGSGKTTLLRSINLLEQPEAGTIKVGDITIDTARSLNQQKGLIRQLRQHVGFVFQNFNLFPHRTVLENIIEGPVIVKGESKAEATARARELLAKVGLAGKETSYPRRLSGGQQQRVAIARALAMRPEVILFDEPTSALDPELVGEVLNTIRQLAEEKRTMVIVTHEMSFARDVADRAIFMDQGRIVEKGPAKSLFTAPQQPRTRQFLEKFLMQ
- the fliZ gene encoding flagella biosynthesis regulatory protein FliZ, with the protein product MTVQQSKRRPLSRYLKDFKHSQTHCAHCFKLLDRITLVRRGQIVNKIAIARLDTLLDAAAWEQEKKEWVALCRFCGDLHCKEQSDFFDIIGFKQFLFEQTEMSHGTVREYVVRLRRLGNHLTEQNISHDLLQEGFLDENLAPWLPETSTNNYRIALRKYEQFKAHAHMGHMQKSSWTASSDIY
- a CDS encoding RNA polymerase sigma factor FliA, whose protein sequence is MNSLYTAEGVMDKHSLWQRYVPLVRHEALRLQVRLPASVELDDLLQAGGIGLLNAVDRYDALQGTAFTTYAVQRIRGAMLDELRSRDWVPRSVRRNAREVAQAMGQLEQELGRNATETEVAERLAIPVQEYRQMLLDTNNSQLFSYDEWREEHGDSIELVTEENQQENPLQQLLDGNLRQRVMDAIDALPEREKLVLTLYYQEELNLKEIGAVLEVGESRVSQLHSQAIKRLRTKLGKL
- the sdiA gene encoding transcriptional regulator SdiA, whose protein sequence is MQDHDFFTWRRSMLLRFQEMATAEDVYNELQHQTQHLEFDFYALCVRHPVPFTRPKTALHTTYPQAWVAHYQSENYLAIDPVLKPENFSQGHLAWDDTLFRDAQPLWDAARNHGLRKGVTQCVMLPNRALGFLSVSRASVRNGRFAQDEVELRMQLLVRESLSVLTRLEDDMVMAPEMRFSKREKEILKWTAEGKTSAEIAMILSISENTVNFHQKNMQKKFNAPNKTQIACYAAATGLI
- a CDS encoding DUF2594 family protein, which encodes MSTPDFSTAENNQELANEVTCLKAMLTLMLQAMGQADAGRVILKMEKQLALIEDQAQAAVFTNTVKQIKQAYRQ
- the uvrY gene encoding UvrY/SirA/GacA family response regulator transcription factor, with amino-acid sequence MINVFLVDDHELVRAGIRRILEDIKGIKVVGEACCGEDAVKWCRSNSVDVVLMDMNMPGIGGLEATRKIARSTADIKVIMLTVHTENPLPAKVMQAGAAGYLSKGAAPQEVVSAIRSVFSGQRYIASDIAQQMALSQIEPEKTETPFASLSERELQIMLMITKGQKVNEISEQLNLSPKTVNSYRYRMFSKLNIHGDVELTHLAIRHGLCNAETLTSQ
- the tcyL gene encoding cystine ABC transporter permease — encoded protein: MQESIQLVIDSLPYLLKGAVFTLQLSIGGMFFGLVLGFILALMRLSPLLPVRWLARIYISIFRGTPLIAQLFMIYYGLPQFGIELDPIPAAMIGLSLNTAAYAAETLRAAISSIDKGQWEAGASIGMTRWQTMRRAILPQAARVALPPLSNSFISLVKDTSLAATIQVPELFRQAQLITSRTLEVFTMYLAASLIYWVMATVLSALQNYFEEQLNRQEREPK
- the tcyJ gene encoding cystine ABC transporter substrate-binding protein, with translation MKLALLGRQALMGVMAVALVAGMSAKTFADEGLLNKVKERGTLLVGLEGTYPPFSFQGDDGKLTGFEVEFAEELAKHLGVKASLKPTKWDGMLASLDSKRIDVVINQVTISDERQKKYDFSTPYTVSGIQALVKKGNEGVIKTAADLKGKKVGVGLGTNYEEWLRQNVQGVDIRTYDDDPTKYQDLRVGRIDAILVDRLAALDLVKKTKDTLAVTGEAFSRQESGVALRKGNEDLLKAVDAAIAEMQKDGTLKALSEKWFGADVTK
- a CDS encoding flagellin — translated: MAQVINTNSLSLLTQNNLNKSQSSLSSAIERLSSGLRINSAKDDAAGQAIANRFTSNIKGLTQASRNANDGISVAQTTEGALSEINNNLQRIRELSVQATNGTNSDSDLNSIQDEITQRLSEIDRVSGQTQFNGVKVLAADQTMKIQVGANDGETIEIQLDKIDAKTLGLDSFSVAPGKVPTSSSVALKSEVAPTLTQVNATTGKVGTVDAFGTDYKTALTAAYFPGATVTGDVTDANGAGKTDKVYQIQVEGQSYFVAQDGDAAGGSFNLLKQNGSGYEKVQVEGKNVQLANFGGRVTAFVDDTNVAKSVDLTSGKVGKALAFNDSPMSVYADGKNLEVRQVLDKDGKAIADTYAAKTADGKYLAVNVDKATGNTSVIKDADGKNVEFALGSDGSAKTIVRDGDKTYATTLGALGTAAPTATTDKTKELTASDLKAISTNNPLEKLDSALAKVDKLRSSLGAVQNRFDSAITNLGNTVNNLSSARSRIEDADYATEVSNMSRAQILQQAGTSVLAQANQTTQNVLSLLR
- the dcyD gene encoding D-cysteine desulfhydrase; its protein translation is MPLHNLTRFPRLEFIGAPTPLEYLPRFSDYLGRDIFIKRDDVTPMAMGGNKLRKLEFLAADALREGADTLITAGAIQSNHVRQTAAVAAKLGLHCVALLENPIGTTAENYLSNGNRLLLDLFNTQVEMCDALTDPNAQLQELATRIEAQGFRPYVIPVGGSNALGAMGYVESALEIAQQCEGAVELSSVVVASGSAGTHAGLAVGLEQLMPNVELIGVTVSRSVADQKPKVVALQQDIARELELTATADILLWDDYFAPGYGTPNEEGMEAVKLLARLEGILLDPVYTGKAMAGLIDGIAQKRFKDEGPVLFIHTGGAPALFAYHPHV